TCATCTCGATCGCCGCGCTGGGGGTGAAGACCTCGTTCCAGAAGCTGGCCGAGCTGGGCTGGAAGCCGATCATCCTGCTGTCCGGCGAAACAGTTTTCGTCGCCGTGTACATGCTGGTGGTGGTCTACCTGCTGCGTACCTTCGGCTGACCCAGCTGCCGCCACTGCCGCTGCGGCGCCGTCCGGGCGCCAGCGGGGCGGTGGCCGGCCACGACGCTCTTTCTACTGCCGTATTTGAAGTTGCTACCGCGTGCCGGCCCTATCCGGCCGCGACCAGGAGAGCCCATGAACGCCGCTACCGAACAATTCCTCGCCGCGACCGCCCACGTCGACAGCGCCGCCATCCAGCCGCTGCCGAACTCGCGCAAAGTCTATGTAGAAGGCTCGCGCCCCGACCTCCGCGTGCCGATGCGCGAGATCTCGCAGGCCGACACCCCGACCCAGTTCGGCGGCGAGCCCAACCCGCCGATCTACGTCTACGACTGCAGCGGCCCGTATACCGACCCGGCCGCCAAGATCGACGTGCGCGACGGCCTGGCCGCGATCCGCGCCGCGTGGATCGAGGAGCGCAACGACACCGAACTGCTCGACGGCCTTTCCTCCGAGTACGGCCGCGCGCGCGAAGCCGACGAAAAGCTCGACCACCTGCGCTTCAACCTGACGCGCAAGCCGCGCCGCGCCAAGCCGGGCTGTAACGTCTCGCAGATGCACTACGCACGTCAGGGCATCATCACGCCGGAGATGGAATACATCGCCATCCGCGAGAACATGAACCGCGCGGCCTACATCGAGAGCGTGAAGGCGGCCGGCGGCAAGAACGAGCGCCTGCTCGAGCTGATGATCCGCCAGCACCCGGGCGAGAACTACGGCGCCGGCATGGTCGACACCATCACGCCGGAATTCGTCCGTCAGGAAGTCGCCAGCGGCCGCGCCATCATCCCGAACAACATCAACCACCCGGAATCCGAGCCGATGATCATCGGCCGCAACTTCCTGGTGAAGATCAACGGCAACATCGGCAACTCGGCGGTGACCTCGTCGATCAGCGAAGAAGTCGACAAGATGACCTGGGGCATCCGCTGGGGCGCCGACACCATCATGGACCTGTCGACCGGCAAGAACATCCACGAGACGCGTGAGTGGATCCTGCGCAACAGCCCGGTGCCGATCGGCACGGTGCCGATCTACCAGGCGCTGGAGAAGGTCAACGGCAAGGCCGAAGACCTGACCTGGGAGATCTTCAAGGACACGCTGATCGAGCAGGCCGAACAGGGCGTCGACTACTTCACCATCCACGCCGGCGTCTTGCTGCGCTACGTGCCGATGACCGCCAACCGCATGACCGGCATCGTCAGCCGCGGCGGCTCGATCATGGCCAAGTGGTGCCTCGCGCACCATAAAGAGAACTTCCTCTACACGCACTTCGAAGACATCTGCGAAATCATGAAGGCGTACGACGTGGCCTTCAGCCTCGGCGACGGCCTGCGCCCCGGTTCGGTGTGGGACGCCAACGACGCCGCGCAGCTGGGCGAACTGAAGACGCTCGGCGAACTGACGCAGATCGCCTGGCAGCACGACGTGCAGGTGATGATCGAAGGCCCGGGCCACGTGCCGATGCAGCTGATCAAGGAGAACATGGACAAGGAACTGGAGTGGTGCCACGAAGCGCCGTTCTACACCTTGGGCCCGTTGACCACCGACATCGCCCCCGGCTACGACCACATCACCAGCGCGATCGGCGCCGCGCAGATCGGCTGGTACGGCACCGCGATGCTGTGCTACGTGACCCCGAAAGAGCACCTGGGTCTGCCGAACAAGGACGACGTGAAAGAGGGCATCATCACCTACAAGCTGGCCGCGCACGCCGCCGACCTCGCCAAGGGCCATCCGGGCGCGCAGATCCGCGACAACGCGCTCAGTAAGGCGCGCTTCGAGTTCCGCTGGGAAGACCAGTTCAACCTCGGCCTCGACCCGGACCGCGCGCGCAGCTTCCACGACGAGACGCTGCCGAAGGATTCCGCCAAGGTCGCACACTTCTGCTCGATGTGCGGCCCGCACTTCTGCTCGATGAAGATCACCCAGGACGTGCGCGAATTCGCCGCCAGCCAGGGCGTGAGCGAGCAGGGCGCGCTGGCGAAGGGCATGGAAGTGAAGGCTATCGAGTTCGTGAAGGGCGGCGCCAAGCTGTACGACAAGGTGTAAGCGCTTTGTCAAAAGGTTGGCCGAGCTTTGCAGGAAAAGGCTCGGCCAACCTAGCCCACTAAGTCATCAACCCTCAGGAGCACGCATGCATACCGTACTAGTCAACGGCGAACAGACCGAGCTGGCCGCCCGCACCTCGGTCCGCGATCTACTGGAAAAGATGGACTTGCTGGAACGAAGGGTGGCCGTCGAACGCAACGGCGGCATCGTGCCGCGCAGCCGGCACGGCGAAACCTGGCTCATCGAGGGCGACCGAATCGAAATCATCGTCGCCGTCGGCGGCGGCTGAGCCGCGACGCACCTTAATACCAATTATTTTCGCAGGGAGTCGACATGCACGATCCGCTCATCATCGCCGGCAAGACCTATTCGTCCCGTTTGCTGGTCGGTACCGGCAAGTACAAGGACTTCGCCGAGACCAAAGAAGCCGTCGACGAGGCCGGCGCCGAGATCATCACGGTCGCGATCCGGCGCACCAATATCGGCCAGAACCCGGGCGAGCCCAGCCTGCTCGACGTACTGCCGCCGTCTCGATATACGCTGCTGCCGAACACCGCCGGCTGCTACACCGCCGAGGATGCCGTCCGCACGCTGCGCCTGGCGCGCGAACTGCTGGACGGGCACAGCCTCGTGAAGCTCGAGGTGCTGGGTAACGCCGACAACCTCTACCCGAACATGCCCGAGACGCTGAAGGCGGCAGAGATACTGGTCGGAGAAGGCTTCGATGTGATGGTCTACTGCTCGGACGACCCGATCCAGGCCAAGCGGCTCGAGGAAATCGGCTGCGTCGCGGTGATGCCGCTGGCGTCGATCATCGGCTCCGGCATGGGCATCCTGAATCCGTGGAACCTGCGGCTCATCATCGACAACGCAAAAGTGCCGGTACTGGTCGACGCGGGGGTAGGCACCGCGTCGGATGCTGCCATAGCGATGGAGCTCGGCTGCGATGCGGTGTTGATGAACTCGGCGATTGCGCACGCCAAGCAGCCGGTCTTGATGGCCGGCGCGATGAAGCACGCGGTCCAGGCCGGGCGCAAGGCCTTCCTCGCCGGCCGCATGCCGAGAAAACTCTACAGTGCATCGCCGTCCTCCCCTACCAGCGGAATGATCGCCCCCTCCGGGGGACAATGAATGCGACGGCCGCCGACTATCGGCGGCCACCAATAGAAGGGCCCTCGCCATGCTCTCCATAACGTCGGCCTCGGCGTCAACGCTGGACGGCCTGTATGCCATCACTCCCGACACCCCGGACAGCGACTGGCTTATGCCTCGGGTCTCGGCGGTACTGGCCGGCGGAGCACGCATCGTGCAATACCGCAGCAAATCGCAAGATACCGGCCTGCGGCGGGAACAGGCCACAGAAACTCAAGCCCTGTGCCGAGAACACCGTGCGCTTTTCATCGTCAACGACGACGTGAGGTTGGCCGAGCGACTGGGCGCCGACGGCGTACACGTCGGGCGCAGCGACACCAGCGTTACCGAAGCGCGCCGCCTGCTCGGACCGCAAGCGATCATCGGCGCGACCTGCCATGACCGGCCCGAGCTGGCCAGACAGGCGGTGAGCGCCGGCGCCAGCTACGTGGCCTTCGGCGCCGTCTTTCCCTCGGGCACCAAACCGGACGTGGTCTCCGCCCCGCTGACCCTGTTTGCTGACATCCCCCCACTGGGCGTCCCGGTCGCCGCCATCGGCGGAATCACCGTGGAGAACGCCGGCCTCGCGTGGGAAACGGGGACAAACATGCTGGCGGTGATAGGGGGGCTTTTCGATACGGCCGACCCTGCTGCGGCCGCTCGCGCCATCCTCGCCGCACGCCGATGGCCGATGCTCTCAAGGAGACTGCCGCAGCAGCACCAGCACGACTCGCTGGCCCGGCGAGGAAAGCCGTGAAGCCAGGCCAGGCCGAACGACAAGGCTCAAGAACCGGAAAGCAAGCAAACCGGACGACTCGGAGATCGCCAATGCGCCCAACCCCGCCGGCGCGGCGATTCTGCGCGGTCATTTCGAGGATGAGGCGATCCACCCTTTCGGCCTGCTGCTCGCCGCCCTGCCGCCCACGATCATCGCGATACTGGCTTTTCGACTGCTCTGAAATACACCGCTGAATGGACCGCTCGTCGAGGGACAGAGCGCAGCTTCCACGACGGCGCCTTGGTAAAGGCCCGGGACAGCCATTCTGCGGGAGGACCTGCATACCAATACGCCCGACAGATCGGTTAATCTGAAACAGCGTTTTGAACCGGCATTCGACACGGAAAGTGAGCAATGAGTACCAAGTTGATCGGCACGATGTGGGGCCAGCTTTTCCAGCAACACACCCAAAGCGGAATGAGCCTGCAGGGAAAGATTCGCCAGATGCTCGTTTCGGCCATCCTCGACGGGCAACTACCGGTGGGCGTCCCGCTGCCGTCCAGCCGCGAACTGTCCGGTCAGCTCGGTGTGGCCCGCAACACCGTGGTGCTCGCCTATCAACAGCTGGTCGACGAAGGCTATCTCGTCTCGCGCGAGCGCAGCGGCTACTTCGTCAACGCAGACATCCTCGCCGGTCGCATGGCGCCCAAAGTCGTACCGCAAGACAAACCCCATACCAACGAGCCCGACTGGGAAAGACGCTTCGTCTTCCGCCCCACCCGGCAACGCAACATCGTCAAGCGCGCAAACTGGCAGGACTATCCCTACCCCTTCATCTACGGACAGTACGACCCCATCCTGTTTCCCACCGCCGACTGGCGCGAATGCAGCCTGAAGGCGCTCAGCGTCCTCGACATCCACGAGTGGGCGCAGGACATGATCCTGCGCGACGAC
This DNA window, taken from Crenobacter cavernae, encodes the following:
- the thiC gene encoding phosphomethylpyrimidine synthase ThiC, with protein sequence MNAATEQFLAATAHVDSAAIQPLPNSRKVYVEGSRPDLRVPMREISQADTPTQFGGEPNPPIYVYDCSGPYTDPAAKIDVRDGLAAIRAAWIEERNDTELLDGLSSEYGRAREADEKLDHLRFNLTRKPRRAKPGCNVSQMHYARQGIITPEMEYIAIRENMNRAAYIESVKAAGGKNERLLELMIRQHPGENYGAGMVDTITPEFVRQEVASGRAIIPNNINHPESEPMIIGRNFLVKINGNIGNSAVTSSISEEVDKMTWGIRWGADTIMDLSTGKNIHETREWILRNSPVPIGTVPIYQALEKVNGKAEDLTWEIFKDTLIEQAEQGVDYFTIHAGVLLRYVPMTANRMTGIVSRGGSIMAKWCLAHHKENFLYTHFEDICEIMKAYDVAFSLGDGLRPGSVWDANDAAQLGELKTLGELTQIAWQHDVQVMIEGPGHVPMQLIKENMDKELEWCHEAPFYTLGPLTTDIAPGYDHITSAIGAAQIGWYGTAMLCYVTPKEHLGLPNKDDVKEGIITYKLAAHAADLAKGHPGAQIRDNALSKARFEFRWEDQFNLGLDPDRARSFHDETLPKDSAKVAHFCSMCGPHFCSMKITQDVREFAASQGVSEQGALAKGMEVKAIEFVKGGAKLYDKV
- the thiS gene encoding sulfur carrier protein ThiS codes for the protein MHTVLVNGEQTELAARTSVRDLLEKMDLLERRVAVERNGGIVPRSRHGETWLIEGDRIEIIVAVGGG
- a CDS encoding thiazole synthase; translated protein: MHDPLIIAGKTYSSRLLVGTGKYKDFAETKEAVDEAGAEIITVAIRRTNIGQNPGEPSLLDVLPPSRYTLLPNTAGCYTAEDAVRTLRLARELLDGHSLVKLEVLGNADNLYPNMPETLKAAEILVGEGFDVMVYCSDDPIQAKRLEEIGCVAVMPLASIIGSGMGILNPWNLRLIIDNAKVPVLVDAGVGTASDAAIAMELGCDAVLMNSAIAHAKQPVLMAGAMKHAVQAGRKAFLAGRMPRKLYSASPSSPTSGMIAPSGGQ
- the thiE gene encoding thiamine phosphate synthase, with amino-acid sequence MLSITSASASTLDGLYAITPDTPDSDWLMPRVSAVLAGGARIVQYRSKSQDTGLRREQATETQALCREHRALFIVNDDVRLAERLGADGVHVGRSDTSVTEARRLLGPQAIIGATCHDRPELARQAVSAGASYVAFGAVFPSGTKPDVVSAPLTLFADIPPLGVPVAAIGGITVENAGLAWETGTNMLAVIGGLFDTADPAAAARAILAARRWPMLSRRLPQQHQHDSLARRGKP
- a CDS encoding putative Na+/H+ antiporter; this translates as MANAPNPAGAAILRGHFEDEAIHPFGLLLAALPPTIIAILAFRLL